gtcaagattatgaaatgagaataagaagattatatatatataaattatataacttttaatttattagaggggcaaaatggtaattcaacttttaagttttgagcttcatgcttataataatatatgatatataaattaaactCCCACCCATCCTCCTCTAATAATGCGTGTAAATTTGTGAAagtcttttataaatattttatcttaacGAATATTCAATAATTggtatatgaaatttaaaataattttatcagaAAGTAATCCATATGAAATCTCAAATCTATTTATATGAAcctaatttgatttatttaaacctaaaaattaaaaaacaaataactatttattttgataacaACTTTAATTATAATCTCAACTCTATTTATTGATGTAAGCAAAATAGGACAACCCCCACCCCCTAACCAAAACACTCACAGAAATAGAAGAATAGAGTGATTGAAGTTGAGGCTTAGAGGTATACATACATATAGATAAACAAGGTGTGGGACAAAAGGGCCGGTCAACAACTCCCACTAGCTCACCAACAAGTGAAACGAATGTGGAAAAATGGGTTGTCAATACTGCTAAAATTATTAATCCATCTACGATGTTTCTAATCTTCCTTTTGTTTTAGCTTAAACCTTTTAGTATTCTGTTTGAGTCACCATTTTTATTATTCCTCCGAAATCTCTGACCTTTATCAACTCTTTATGGTCAAGTAAAATATACCTACTTTTGGATACCTTTGACATTTTTGAGCTTTACTAGGGAAtactctctctttttttttcagtGGAAAAAGCTCTCTTCACCTTCCCCTCTATTGCACAAAGCTATATTGGGAATGTGGGAGTAACAGATTTTTGGAGCAAAAGTGAGCATCTGCTACTTACACTTTCAACTCCTGGTCAAAAGGAGGGCTGCCTTTTCTTGTCCATTTGAGACTTTATGCAAAGACAAGTTGGGGGTTTTATTTCAAGCTGAGGTTTTTGAGGCCTGTTTTGGGTCTTTAGGACCAGTGGGTCTGTTTCCATTTTCCAAATATTTGATCTTTCATAGTTACCTGTTTGAAGTATGTACTGGTAAGTATACTCTGATCCAGTTTTGCTGTTCCCATTTACGAAAAATTGGTTCTTGATGGCTAATGGCAAGCTTTTCATTCACATTGAGTGAGCTGCAGATATGGATTTTGAAGGGTTTAGCACCAGTAAGTTTACAGAAAATAGAGTGACATCATCTAAACACACGCGTTCCAAGAGGTAGACTTTGGATTTATTCTTGTCTAGaattctctctctttcttcctTCATCGCTTTGGGGTCTGCTTAACTAGAAAAAATTGCTTATTGGGTGTGTTCCTCTTGGTAGATTTTGTACGAATAAAAACCCTCTAAATCACATCTGTGCAACTATGTGCTTGCTTGACAAACTGGTGTTTCGTGTACCAATGTGCTCTGCGTTACTGCAAAATTGGAAAGCTCTGTAGCAAGAGTGGGAAAGGGGAAAGGGGCTTTTTCTTATATGACATGGAGTACTGAATCTAAACATTCACGCCGTTTACTTCTGTTCTTATATCCTACTACTTCTTTAGTTCCTTTGCACAAAgcaatttgtttattttagaaGTCTCCCGTGGCTAAATCTTTCCCACATGTGATTTGTTGAGTGCTGTCTACCGTTTCTTTCAATCTTAGTCTTTTTGTGTGATTTCTGCAATGGCAGCTTTCCAGTTAAACCAGAACAAAAGGAGAATATCGTGGATCATTCTGTAGGGACCTCTAATCGATTGAAGTTGGTAAGGACGCTTCCTTCTCGCGTTTTGATGTTAAAAGTAGCCCCTAAGCTATACTGTCACAATGTCACATGTTGGAAAAGGGAATAAAAGTAGATCAGAATGGGTGATCTTCTACCTAGCTTCCTATATTCCTTTTCCTTCTCTGTAGTCTTGTTTTCTGATATCTCTATGATCCAATTTGCTAGTTCTATCTTCtgaaaagataaagaagaacaAATCTCTCAAGTACCGAGCTTTTGCAACTGtctgagaattttttttttatttacactaGGATACGAGTCACGGGAATGACTGTGACGTGAGCGAGAAGAAACAATCATCCTCGGCTGAAATACAAAGTTCTCTGAGGCAGGAGGTAGTCTAACATAGATGATATGTCTTCTCATGTTGGTAAATTGGAAAGATTCGTTAATGTTTATAGTGGGTAAAACCATATCACTTTGCAGATAATGCAGCTGGAGAGAAGATTACATGATCAAGTTGCAGTTCGATGTGCTCTTGAGAAAGCATTAGGTTATAAATCTTCTTCTCAAGATGTCAATGAAGTGACCGCAATGCCTAAGGTACCTCCTTCTGCTCtgtgtatttttaaaatgaactatACTATGTTGTAATCTTTAGCATCCTCTAACGAAGCTTCTCACTTTAGTTGATCTCAAACAAGAACTAAGATATGCTATATATATGTGGTATTTTTCAAGAGGTTGATTTTAGATATGTGATAATGCACATATGTTAGCTTTACATATATGCTCTCTGAGTTAGTGTAAACTTGGGAACTTCACACATTAAACTCTCTGTGAAGCTGATTTAGTAGTGTAAGCCTCAAATAGTCTATTTTTCGTTCTGAGTTTCTGCTAGGCTCATTGTTGTGGTTGGGTTATTTTCGTATATCTTAATTGATTTGTTAACCTTATTTCTGTCTTAACTATTTCCAGCCAGCAACGGAACTCATTAGAGATATTGCAGTACTAGAATTGGAAGTTGGGCATTTGGAACAGTATCTTCTCTCATTATACAGGAAAGCGTTTGATCAACAAGTCTCATCCTTATCTCCTCCCACAAAAGATGATAAACTAAAATCTCCTATAAGTACCCCAAGGAGGCGTCTTGATTTCTCCAATTCTGATGTGAtgttgaaaagggaaaaatctaCTTCTCGAGTTGATAGTCAATCAGAACTATATCCACGGAAAGAAAACAATAGTATGGTGGAAGACAAAATTAACGAATCTGGAGTTCATCGAAGCCATTCGTCGTTGTCTCAGCGTTCAGCTCTGTCGAGCAGAGCTTCCCCGCCGGAAGAGACACTGGGCAAAACATTGCGTGCGTGTCATTCTCAACCATTATCTATGATGGAGGTAATTTGCAATCACGGAGATGAATTTTCGTTGCACTTTCTGCTATTTGAGGGAcagattatttttatcattgttGCATCTAGATATATAATGACTCAGAAgtgttttcttaaaaaaacaaCTAACAGCTTAAAAATTTGAGTCTCTCTTTTACGATTTTTTTGCAGTATGCGCAAAATGCTTCTTCAAATGTAATCAGTTTGGCAGAGCATCTAGGCACCCGTATCTCTGATCACGTTCCTGATACACCAAACAAGCTGTCTGAGGATATGATAAAGTGCATGTGCACCATATATAGCAAGCTTGCTGATCCTCCACTGACAAATCCCGGTCTTTCATCGCCAACCTCATCCTTGTCTTCCATAAGTGCATTTTCCCCAAAAGACATATGGAGTCCAGGATTTAGGAATGATTcatcttttgatgttcggctGGACAATCCTTTTCATGTAGAAGGGTTGAAGGAGTTCAGTGGACCTTACAGCACAATGATTGAAGTACAGTGTGTATATAGAGATACTCAGAAATTGGGCGATATTGAACCAATGTTACAGCACTTCAGGTAAGAACATATGAGATTCAGGCACCTCATGTCATGAGATTAACCTTTATTGACGTATGGTGCTCATTGAGGTGTCATATTGCAGGTCACTTATTTCTCGCCTGGAACAAATAGATCCACGAAAGTTGACTCACGAAGAGAAGTTAGCATTCTGGCTTAACGTACATAATGCATTGGTGATGCATGTAAGGTTCCTCATTAATTTAGAGCATCAGTGTTATAGTTTTATAATCTATGCAgtcaatatctacttttagcTGATGGTGGAGTATTACTATTTCCATGTAGGCATTTCTAGCTTATGGTATCCCCCAAAACAATGTCAAGAGAATATTTCTACTCTTGAAGGTTAGTAAATAAACCTTTTTATTTGGTTGAGTTGCATGGTGGGGATGTTGTCTTACCTTATTGCTTAATCAGGCTGCCTATAATGTTGGAGGCCATGTAGTAAGTGCAGATATGATACAGAACTCTATCCTGGGATGTCGAATGTCCAGACCAGGACAGGTATACTTCATGAACTATTTTCTTGTTGGATGTCCATTTTAGGTTAATGTACACATGCAACAGTCATGGCCTAAGCTACACAATCAATGAATCAATCAACTACCTACACCTGAAACATACTTTCTCCTCCAAGTATATCCCAAGAGCTTTAGCATCTTTATTTACTTCTGTTGTCAAAATGTCTGTACTCCAGCCTAGTGCTTTTTATTCTTGGCATATTTCTAGTTATGCTGGTCTTGGAGGATTTAATAGTTGAGATGCTGATAAAGTTCATTCTGGATGCAGTGGCTTCGCTTGTTACTTTCTTCTAAAGGAAAATTCAAGACTGGGGATGAAAGACAAACATATGCTATTGAACATCCAGAACCCCTTCTGCATTTTGCACTCAGCTCAGGCAATCACTCAGATCCCGCGGTAATGGCCATAATATTCTCCTCACTATCTTCTCCATGAGCATGTTATTATCACAATGCTAGAAATATTCTCCGTGGTAGTTGCTCTTGCTATGCAAATGCATTAggcattttaaaaaaagacgATAAATTAGTAGTGATCTGGAGGCCAATTTCTTTCTAACGGGAGTGAAATGTTTTTGTCAGGTTCGAGTGTATACACCGAAAAGAGTACACGAGGAGCTGGAAGTCGCAAAAGAAGATTATATCAGAGCTACCTTTGGTGTGAAGAAGGATCAGAAAATAGTGTTACCAAAAGTTGTGGAGTCCTTTGCTAAGGACTCTGGCCTATGTCCTGCCGGTGTGTTAGAGATGGTCCAGCAATCTTTACCGGAATCTCTTAGAAAGAGCATTAAGAAGATTCCACAGGGAAAGGGCCGCAAGAACATTGAATGGGTTCCTCATAATTTTGCTTTCCGGTATCTAATAATGAAGGAGCTGGTGAAATGATGATGGTATGTTAAGATTAATCGAAGAATGTggttgtttctttcttttttttctttgaaagaaGTCTCAATTCTTTTTCCCATCACTTGTGTATAAATGAATGGTAGTTTTCAGTTAGAATGGACGATGATCAAAGTTCCTGTAATTGTGTCTCTGTGGAAGTGCCCCTCAATTCTTTGGCTATTTCTATTTGAGCAAAGCCTAGTTGTGTGCTCTAAGAAGAAGCAAATTCTGTGTTTCAGGCACGTATATAAATCTAAATCTCATCTCCATTGGTTAGGAGttctcttattttaatttaaactcTTTATTATCATTACTACACTAATtagtttctcatttttttttatatgtccAATAAATCTTTTATCTGGTAAgtttaaaaacttgaaaaataacaTCATAACTAGTAACAAAATGGTgttataaaatatgttaaatatgaaattttctcTAAATCTAAGTCATATTCATTGGACAATCCAATCTCAGAGCTGGGCCTTCTCTTATGTTGGTCAACTTACTTTTGAAGCCCAATTGACGGTGAATCCTTCGGcaaaatttcatattcacaCTCATTTTTGCATTGtacaatatcaaaataaaatgtatgtgcgcatatacaatataaaatcTTAATCAAAATTGTGCGAATATATAACCCTAACTGAAATCGCGCAAATACAATATCTTTATTTATGTGTATTTCCAATCTTTTAAAAAGTCGAAGCTGAATGTATGTAAAGAAATCAATTGTATATAGAGTCCCGTAGATCCAATGTATATGTTTTCTTAAACTGTATGTGAAGTGTACAGGGAACCAACAGCTAAAAATATATGCTACTCGTATATTATACATGTGTATAAGATATTTGCTATCGTCTCTCTATTGAGAGAATGCTCATTGCTAGAGTTTATAAATACACAAATACATAATaccaaaacatttttttattataaaaatttagaaaaataccACTACAAAAAGTAACAAGGGATCAGTAACCGCTTCAGAAATTTTGTCAATCAATCCTTTTAGCATATCGAGGCAGGTAGTTTGACTTATcaaaaaaagatgatttttgatagtttatataaaaattggAGTCACATATAACAAGTCAAATATAAAACTTAATTTTGAGCTGCTGAAGTTTCTTTTCTGTGTGAGCTGCAATTCAAAACTGCACCATCTTATATTAAAGGCCCAACACATCCTTTCACGCTAACTACTAACTAGTATTCAGGTCATTAAATAAGTTCAACAGatatatttctttgattttctGATATAGATCGGAGGTAGACTCattatcacttttattttttaaagaaattgtcAACATGAGGTTATTTTGGACCGTTTAGTTATCGTAATGTATGTATTAAAGGTGTGTTTCATGATAGTTTTAATAGAAAACTCACCGTTCTAATACATCAGATATGAAGCTTTAgtgtttttgactttttaacTGTTTTTTTATGTACTCATAATGTATCTAATAGATATTTACTAGCTAATTTCGACATtattaattcataacatcactattctttatttaatatttccttcgtttaaaaaaaaatgatctgATTTGATTTGGCacaaagtattaaaaataaagaagatttttgaatcttatgattctaaattaaaattatgttaaatgtaCTAAATTGTTCTTCAATCTTGTGGCTTTAAACATGTCACATGCTAAGCTGAAACTAAAGTgtgactaaaaaggaaaaaagtcaattttttaaaagactaaaaaagaaaaaaaatcatttttttaaacggATGGAATATGTGTAAACTAAACGGTCCGGATATGGATTGAACTACTGAAGATTAACCAGTAATTGGACAAGGACTTATTAGATATTTAATAGTAACTAAATATGATGACCTACAATTAATGTAGCAAATTATGAAGTAGGTGATTTGGATGGGAAGAAAATGAGTTGGTGTTTTGAGAAGatgaaatatgcataaattaactttataattttatcaaacaaattataatttaaaatttataaacttcaaGTTTTGACGTTGATGGTAAATCATTTTTTTACGTATGTAAATCTAAAGTGTGTTCGCATATacatatgatatgatgtttcaATTTACAAACATACCCAACTAATTAATATGAGAGAAATTGAAATCTTTTAGTTAGGTGTGGGATAAGGAAGGACCACcttgtatatattatatttatacccCATACTTTTGATGCAGCTAGCTAACAGGCACATAATGGCAATTAAAGTCTCTCAACAAGTTGGAAAAACATACTCTGATTCAAATCTTCACATTCATTAATAGTAAACATTGAACTGTTTTACGTTAaaagaaaaaccaaaaaatacgacaagacatgaaaaatattattattgttactatTACAACACGGTGAAATAAAATCTGGCAAGTGAAAAGGATGTTTGATCCTTCAGACGCATTAATCTTTGGGACCAACCAAAGAAATTGCCTTCATTTCTATCAAGTAAAGTATGATAAAAACACTCCtattttaagtatgattgtGCGTTTGAGACAcaaaaaacatttgaaaagaTTATAAGATTTCGATGAGATTATATTCGATTTAATTATATGGTTACCAACTTGGACTGGATGTTATATATATCTCCATTTAATAAaagtagatatatatatatatatattattcgcGATAAGCACTAGAAACATTAATCATCGATCCCATCAAAGGCTCAAACATATAGTACCTActttactattatatatatattctcatgaaaaaaatgaagtgtGACGGTGCACACATTTTTTGCCTTAcgattaaatttaataaaataaccaCAAGTTGCACTATCGAACACTATAACATTTACTTACAATTTCTtggattttactttattaatctATGTATGGCATCAAGCTTGCAATCCGTGTTAAGCAGTATTTAACTGAAAATATTAGTTTGATGACATACGGATTTCTTATTCCGATAGCAGATTTGCAACAATTATTACTTGAGTCATCGatcgaaaaaaaaatatgtatttccCTAATAACCGTCATAATGTACTTACACATTATAAACatactattcataattataaaaacatttaGTTTAGACAGTAAGATTTATGGCAACAATCTAGATCTACTACGTGCTTGTGTGATTCACATGTTGTGTTTGTCCCAAAAGTACAGTGTTTGCACCACTTGTGATGGATTCAATGGTATGGGccaattgtatatatatagagtgAAAAACGTGCCATGAAATTTTATAAGTACTTTGAGTAAAATTGCATGGtaataaaaaaaactcatttagAAACCCCATCTACTTGAAATACGTGAAGCATTGGATTCTCCTAGCTGGCTTTTTGCTTCTAAACATTTGATCAATGGGATGTCATGATAAATAATACTTCCTCCGTCCACAATTGTTTGACAGGTATACTAAAAGTAGTTGTCCAAAATAAATtgtcaatttaaataatcaaaaaatatttagtcattttttttcaaatttaccCTTAATGATAATGTAGTTCAATTGGAAAGTTAGGtagacttttgatattcttgatagggttatattagtcaaattacaCATTGTATTAAGTTTTTCTTGAAGGATGTGCATGACCTTAATATAACAAACAATTATGGACGGCGGGAGTAGAGTTAAGGCATATCAACAGAAATG
This window of the Solanum pennellii chromosome 2, SPENNV200 genome carries:
- the LOC107012009 gene encoding uncharacterized protein LOC107012009 isoform X2 codes for the protein MQLERRLHDQVAVRCALEKALGYKSSSQDVNEVTAMPKPATELIRDIAVLELEVGHLEQYLLSLYRKAFDQQVSSLSPPTKDDKLKSPISTPRRRLDFSNSDVMLKREKSTSRVDSQSELYPRKENNSMVEDKINESGVHRSHSSLSQRSALSSRASPPEETLGKTLRACHSQPLSMMEYAQNASSNVISLAEHLGTRISDHVPDTPNKLSEDMIKCMCTIYSKLADPPLTNPGLSSPTSSLSSISAFSPKDIWSPGFRNDSSFDVRLDNPFHVEGLKEFSGPYSTMIEVQCVYRDTQKLGDIEPMLQHFRSLISRLEQIDPRKLTHEEKLAFWLNVHNALVMHAFLAYGIPQNNVKRIFLLLKAAYNVGGHVVSADMIQNSILGCRMSRPGQWLRLLLSSKGKFKTGDERQTYAIEHPEPLLHFALSSGNHSDPAVRVYTPKRVHEELEVAKEDYIRATFGVKKDQKIVLPKVVESFAKDSGLCPAGVLEMVQQSLPESLRKSIKKIPQGKGRKNIEWVPHNFAFRYLIMKELVK
- the LOC107012009 gene encoding uncharacterized protein LOC107012009 isoform X1, whose amino-acid sequence is MDFEGFSTSKFTENRVTSSKHTRSKSFPVKPEQKENIVDHSVGTSNRLKLDTSHGNDCDVSEKKQSSSAEIQSSLRQEIMQLERRLHDQVAVRCALEKALGYKSSSQDVNEVTAMPKPATELIRDIAVLELEVGHLEQYLLSLYRKAFDQQVSSLSPPTKDDKLKSPISTPRRRLDFSNSDVMLKREKSTSRVDSQSELYPRKENNSMVEDKINESGVHRSHSSLSQRSALSSRASPPEETLGKTLRACHSQPLSMMEYAQNASSNVISLAEHLGTRISDHVPDTPNKLSEDMIKCMCTIYSKLADPPLTNPGLSSPTSSLSSISAFSPKDIWSPGFRNDSSFDVRLDNPFHVEGLKEFSGPYSTMIEVQCVYRDTQKLGDIEPMLQHFRSLISRLEQIDPRKLTHEEKLAFWLNVHNALVMHAFLAYGIPQNNVKRIFLLLKAAYNVGGHVVSADMIQNSILGCRMSRPGQWLRLLLSSKGKFKTGDERQTYAIEHPEPLLHFALSSGNHSDPAVRVYTPKRVHEELEVAKEDYIRATFGVKKDQKIVLPKVVESFAKDSGLCPAGVLEMVQQSLPESLRKSIKKIPQGKGRKNIEWVPHNFAFRYLIMKELVK